Proteins encoded in a region of the Athene noctua chromosome 4, bAthNoc1.hap1.1, whole genome shotgun sequence genome:
- the SARAF gene encoding store-operated calcium entry-associated regulatory factor: protein MAAAGRAGAGLGLFLIFLCAFVGPAQCWGHPGKVLLREVQALTLHRGQYTAFRRTAAVPQLQCTGGTAGCSHVPEVVQCYNRGWDGYDVQWQCKADLKHIYRFGQIEVSCEGYDYPDDPYILRGSCSLLFRLELTEEGERKVKNSGSFGSSYYQSRKDSSDAGAGVIVLIVLLVLAFGVYKLFLSNQQPQQSFGDSDGFTRPSWRSEQAPPPGFKSSFTEGSSFGTHSHHGTNSGPGFWTGLGAGGLLGYLAGSHRAQPRSPYYSTWTDATAAPPMNGPSSNSTQGTSSGTRTASGFGGTKRR, encoded by the exons ATGGCGGCTGCCGGGCGGGCTGGGGCTGGCCTTGGGCTTTTCCTGATCTTCCTCTGCGCTTTCGTGGGCCCCGCGCAGTGCTGGGGCCATCCGG GGAAGGTTCTGCTGAGGGAGGTACAGGCCCTCACTCTTCACAGAGGTCAGTACACGGCATTCCGGCGGACAGCCGCGGTCCCTCAGTTACAGTGCACAGGAGGCACTGCTGGATGTTCCCATGTCCCTGAGGTTGTTCAGTGTTACAACAGAGGTTGGGATGGCTATGATGTACAG tggcagTGCAAAGCAGACCTGAAACATATATACCGCTTTGGACAAATAGAAGTGAGCTGTGAAGGCTACGATTATCCAGATGATCCTTACATCTTAAGAGGCTCCTGTAGTTTGCTGTTCAGGCTAGAGCTAACTGAGGAAGGTGAAAGGAAAGTGAAGAACTCTGGAAGCTTTGGCTCTAGCTATTATCAGTCAAGAAAGGATTCTTCTGATGCTGGTGCTGGAGTGATTGTTTTAATTGTTCTTCTGGTTCTTGCTTTTGGAGTATACAAGCTCTTCCTTAGTAACCAACAGCCTCAGCAGAGTTTTGGTGACAGTGATGGATTCACTAGGCCTTCCTGGCGGAGTGAGCAGGCACCTCCTCCTGGCTTTAAGTCCAGCTTCACAG AAGGCAGCAGCTTTGGGACTCATTCCCATCACGGAACCAATTCAGGACCAGGGTTTTGGACTGGATTAGGAGCTGGAGGCTTGCTAGGCTACTTGGCTGGCAGTCACAG AGCACAGCCACGTTCCCCATACTACAGTACATGGACAGATGCCACAGCTGCTCCTCCAATGAATGGTCCGTCAAGCAATTCCACACAAGGTACCAGTTCAGGAACAAGAACTGCCTCTG gcTTTGGGGGCACAAAACGAAGATGA
- the REST gene encoding RE1-silencing transcription factor has translation MATQVLGQSGGSSLFPGSANIGMALSNDMYDLHDLSKAELAAPQLIMLANVALTGEVNGNCCDYLVGEERQMAELTTVGDNNFSDSDGEGMEDTQGAESDREAPENVELSSLEVPSVETQGETACPPPKPPSVDKDVSLEAPGTPESTEDKCKSLKSKPFRCKPCQYEAESEEEFVHHIRVHSAKKFFVEENAEKQAQVKESDSCTAEEVDFSKGPIRCDRCGYNTNRYDHYLAHLKHHNKAGENERVYKCTICTYTTVSEYHWKKHLRNHFPRKVYTCSQCSYFSDRKNNYIQHIRTHTGERPYQCAMCPYSSSQKTHLTRHMRTHSGEKPFKCDQCSYVASNQHEVTRHARQVHNGPKPLTCPHCDYKTADRSNFKKHVELHVNPRQFLCPVCDYAASKKCNLQYHIKSRHPDCSDITMDVSKVKLRTKKSEADFSESINDKAEKEQTKGDSAAKKTEKIVKVEKKDNLAKEKKPTSNVSAGQVTTRSRKSASENKEVDIKTEKNTEKTCKTKKIKRKAESEVTSSKQEPANDTSTVTKKKKKVEAKPRDCQEAQKSDVVPEEEPKKQNSCLKKNRKKKAQKNKHSKKSSKLDQEKIEEEEMPDERHTTEEDGCVKPDAEGSDQKEQDPTDTAALNDDGSCAIKGESADPKGGCIEDPGQLCLPTQDANTEAEVEDQEMPAAARESEDTVGEKEEERKVDRGEGTCSEESSRAVSSEKGLDVPMDVVPDLAPEEPEETFVAETVSNSDLSDLTKTCLPVTEPAGDAVPAPASPEGCMQSPQVALALSSPDNTAVNESQEMDEDEGIHSHEGSDISDNISEGSDDSGLNGARSVQEETSPKTSQGAADTAAARENYVCIFCDRSFKKEGEYSKHLNRHLVNVYYLEKATKGQE, from the exons ATGGCAACTCAAGTGCTGGGACAGTCGGGTGGGAGCAGCCTCTTTCCTGGCAGTGCTAATATTGGTATGGCATTGTCCAACGACATGTATGACTTACACGACCTTTCTAAAGCTGAACTGGCAGCTCCTCAGCTTATTATGCTGGCAAATGTGGCCTTGACGGGAGAAGTCAATGGCAACTGCTGCGATTACCTGGTTGGAGAAGAGAGGCAAATGGCAGAACTGACAACGGTGGGGGACAACAACTTCTCAGACAGTGATGGAGAGGGTATGGAAGATACCCAGGGTGCCGAGAGTGACCGTGAGGCACCTGAAAATGTGGAATTAAGCTCTCTGGAAGTTCCTAGTGTGGAAACCCAAGGTGAAACTGCTTGCCCCCCTCCTAAGCCTCCCAGTGTGGACAAAGATGTCTCATTGGAAGCACCAGGTACTCCAGAAAGCACAGAGGACAAGTGTAAGAGTTTGAAGAGCAAGCCATTTCGTTGTAAGCCTTGCCAGTACGAGGCAGAGTCAGAAGAGGAGTTTGTGCATCACATCAGGGTTCACAGTGCTAAGAAATTCTTTGTGGAAGAAAACGCAGAAAAGCAAGCCCAGGTGAAGGAGTCTGATTCTTGTACTGCAGAAGAGGTGGATTTCTCTAAGGGCCCGATCCGTTGCGATCGTTGTGGCTATAACACTAACAGATATGATCACTATCTGGCTCACTTGAAGCACCACAACAAAGCAGGGGAAAATGAGAGAGTCTACAAGTGTACCATATGCACTTATACTACCGTCAGTGAATATCACTGGAAGAAACACCTAAGAAATCATTTTCCCAGAAAAGTGTATACCTGCTCACAATGCTCCTATTTTTCAGACAGGAAGAACAATTATATTCAACATATTCGAACTCACACAG GAGAGCGACCCTATCAATGTGCTATGTGTCCTTATTCCAGCTCTCAGAAGACCCATTTAACCAGGCACATGCGCACCCACTCAG GTGAGAAGCCATTCAAATGTGATCAGTGCAGCTATGTGGCCTCAAACCAGCATGAAGTAACTCGTCATGCAAGGCAGGTTCACAATGGGCCGAAGCCTCTGACTTGCCCACACTGTGACTACAAAACAGCTGACCGCAGCAATTTCAAAAAGCACGTTGAGCTCCACGTCAATCCGCGCCAGTTTCTCTGTCCTGTTTGTGATTACGCAGCATCTAAAAAATGTAACCTGCAGTATCACATCAAATCCAGGCATCCTGATTGTTCTGATATCACCATGGATGTTTCAAAGGTGAAGCTACGGACTAAAAAGAGCGAAGCTGACTTTTCTGAGAGCATTAATGACAAAGCAGAGAAGGAACAGACTAAAGGGGATTCAGCtgcaaagaaaactgagaaaattgtgaaagtggagaaaaaagataatttggcAAAGGAAAAGAAGCCGACGAGCAATGTTTCTGCAGGTCAGGTGACAACCAGGAGTCGGAAATCAGCTTCAGAAAACAAGGAGGTGGAtattaaaactgagaaaaatactgagaaaacatGTAAAACAAAGAAGATCAAAAGAAAGGCAGAGTCTGAAGTAACTTCCTCAAAGCAAGAGCCTGCAAATGATACCTcaacagtaacaaaaaagaaaaagaaagtggaagCTAAACCCAGAGACTGCCAGGAAGCTCAAAAAAGTGACGTTGTACCAGAGGAGGAGcctaaaaagcaaaattcttgcctcaagaaaaacagaaaaaagaaagctcaGAAAAATAAGCACAGTAAGAAAAGCAGTAAACTTGATCAGGAGAAGattgaggaagaggagatgcCAGATGAGCGTCATACCACAGAAGAAGATGGGTGCGTGAAGCCTGATGCTGAGGGCAGCGACCAGAAGGAGCAAGATCCCACTGACACAGCGGCATTAAATGACGATGGTAGTTGTGCTATCAAGGGGGAGAGTGCTGATCCCAAAGGAGGCTGCATAGAAGACCCAGGGCAGCTTTGTCTGCCAACTCAGGATGCAAACACAGAAGCTGAAGTAGAGGACCAAGAAATGCCTGCTGCAGCAAGAGAGAGCGAAGACACTGTTGgtgaaaaagaggaggagagaaaggtgGACAGAGGGGAAGGCACTTGCTCTGAGGAATCTTCCCGTGCAGTGTCTTCTGAAAAAGGCTTGGATGTGCCCATGGATGTGGTACCAGATCTGGCACCTGAGGAGCCAGAGGAAACCTTCGTGGCAGAAACTGTGAGTAACTCAGACCTATCGGACCTGACCAAGACGTGCCTGCCAGTGACAGAGCCAGCGGGAGATGCCGTGCCAGCACCTGCATCCCCAGAAGGGTGTATGCAAAGCCCTCAAGTAGCTCTGGCCTTATCATCTCCAGATAACACAGCAGTGAATGAATCTCAGGAAATGGATGAGGATGAGGGCATCCACAGCCACGAAGGCAGCGACATAAGTGACAACATATCAGAAGGAAGCGATGACTCGGGGTTAAATGGTGCTCGTTCTGTACAAGAGGAAACAAGTCCAAAGACATCACAGGGAGCTGCAGACACTGCAGCTGCCAGGGAGAACTATGTGTGCATTTTTTGTGACCGCTCATTTAAAAAGGAAGGTGAATACAGCAAGCACCTCAATCGCCACTTAGTCAATGTGTATTATCTTGAGAAGGCAACAAAAGGTCAGGAGTAG